Proteins from one Panicum virgatum strain AP13 chromosome 7K, P.virgatum_v5, whole genome shotgun sequence genomic window:
- the LOC120641760 gene encoding methyl-CpG-binding domain-containing protein 13-like, whose protein sequence is MADGKYEPAGEGLPDGWLKERRPRKNRYGSRIRGDMLYIDPIDGYEFRSLKDVYRYLESGDISQCVTLPNKRKIEDLHTAGDQSDHTGKQSDHTQPDTAVESDQYDIPRGANLLRNVQNEIVRVEAAESNSIQSGSIEHTSEKAESVTRTGANMEQKPKEKKRKTKPVKEIATPLRSSPRLAALKISQEANNNAPRDEPISTHSEITNQSQKKQVQKPSRKANSSVLPEMKDGTPTPSSSEKFEDKYPSVPNQVQGASAPYPSGDVGCHNAPAATPVLPQQVGQGETSDNMPGSALSTLFRHVWSDPCLVFAFRTLMGDIPVLNDTLPYRSSAYDGNRNYFTPPQNLNKGAATNWSSSAYDGNRNQMQVNDVGLSVPRPSDKFYGSGRFPPQ, encoded by the exons ATG GCTGATGGCAAGTATGAGCCTGCTGGAGAGGGGTTACCTGATGGTTGGTTGAAAGAACGCAGACCTAGAAAGAATCGATATGGATCTAGAATCAGGGGTGACATG TTGTATATTGACCCAATCGATGGATATGAATTTCGCTCTCTTAAGGATGTGTACCGCTATCTTGAATCTGGAGACATCAGTCAATGTGTTACGTTGCCAAACAAGAGAAAAATTGAGGACCTGCATACTGCAGGGGACCAATCTGATCAT ACAGGAAAACAATCAGATCATACACAACCAGATACAGCTGTTGAGTCTGATCAATATGATATACCAAGAGGTGCAAACTTACTGAGAAATGTCCAAAATGAAATTGTTCGAGTTGAAGCTGCAGAGTCCAACAGCATCCAATCAGGCTCGATAGAGCACACTTCAGAGAAAGCTGAATCTGTTACCAGAACTGGAGCAAATATGGAGCAGAAACCTAAGGAAAAGAAACGCAAAACTAAACCTGTCAAAGAGATTGCTACACCTCTTCGATCATCACCTCGTTTAGCTGCACTGAAGATTAGCCAGGAAGCAAATAATAATGCACCAAGAGATGAACCTATTAGCACACATTCAGAAATCACCAACCAGTCACAAAAAAAGCAAGTCCAGAAACCTAGCCGAAAGGCCAATTCCTCTGTACTTCCTGAGATGAAAGATGGAACACCTACCCCAAGTTCTTCAGAAAAGTTTGAGGACAAATACCCTTCAGTTCCCAATCAAGTTCAAGGAGCATCAGCCCCATACCCTTCAGGAGATGTTGGATGCCACAACGCACCAGCTGCGACACCTGTTCTGCCGCAACAAGTTGGACAAGGTGAAACCTCTGATAATATGCCTGGATCTGCCCTGTCGACGCTATTTCGACACGTCTGGTCAGATCCATGCCTTGTGTTTGCGTTCAGGACTCTGATGGGTGATATTCCTGTTCTTAATGACACTTTACCATATCGATCTTCAGCTTATGATGGAAATAGAAACTACTTCACCCCACCTCAGAACTTGAATAAAGGGGCAGCAACCAACTGGTCCTCTTCGGCTTATGATGGTAACAGAAACCAAATGCAAGTCAATGATGTTGGTCTGTCAGTGCCAAGGCCATCAGATAAGTTCTACGGCAGTGGTCGGTTCCCTCCCCAGTGA
- the LOC120641761 gene encoding probable potassium transporter 11 isoform X1 encodes MASLSEGEVTNRGSMWELDQNLDRPMDEEAGRLKNMYREKKFSSALLLRLAFQSLGVVFGDLGTSPLYVFYNIFPRGVDNDEDVIGALSLIIYTLTLIPLLKYVFVVLRANDNGQGGTFALYSLLCRHAKINTIPNQHRTDEELTTYSRQTYEENSVAEKIKRWLEAHAYKRNILLILVLIGTCTAIGDGILTPAISVLSASGGIKVQNQNMSTDIVVLVAVVILIGLFSMQHYGTDKVGWLFAPIVLLWFILIGSVGAVNIHKYNNSVLKAYNPVYIYRFFRRRWNSDIWTSLGGVMLSITGTEALFADLCHFPVLAIQIAFTLIVFPCLLLAYTGQAAYIISHKKHVADAFYRSIPDAIYWPAFVIATAAAIVASQATISATYSIIKQALALGCFPRVKIVHTSKKFLGQIYIPDINWVLLVLCIAVTAGFKNQSQIGNAYGTAVVIVMLVTTFLMVPIMLLVWKSHWVLVVTFIVLSLMVEVPYFVACILKIDQGGWVSLVIATAFFLIMYVWHFCTVKRYEFEMHSKVSMAWILGLGPSLGLVRVPGIGFVYTELASGVPHIFSHFITNLPAIHSVVVFVCVKYLPVYTVPTEERFLVRRIGPKNFHMFRCVARYGYKDLHKRDEDFERMLFECVLFFVRLESMMEGGYSDSDEFSVPELAGTGGGALTSSAFLQGEKTCSTMCSNGELSLSSQDSIVPAQSPPPPRSSRLLTRCSEGEAASTVGDELEFLNRCKDAGVVHILGNTIVRARRDSGVVKKIAVDYMYAFMRRMCRENSVIFNVPHESLLNVGQIYYI; translated from the exons ATGGCGTCGCTGTCAGAAGGTGAGGTGACAAACAGGGGGAGCATGTGGGAGCTAGATCAGAACCTTGATCGACCCATGGATGAGGAGGCGGGCAGGCTAAAGAATATGTACAGAGAAAAG AAGTTCTCATCAGCATTGTTACTACGGCTGGCATTTCAGAGCCTTGGGGTGGTTTTTGGTGACTTGGGCACATCACCTTTATATGTGTTCTATAATATATTTCCTCGTGGAGTAGATAATGATGAGGATGTTATTGGAGCTCTTTCCTTGATTATTTACACCCTCACTCTCATTCCACTTCTGAAGTATGTTTTTGTTGTCTTGAGGGCAAATGACAATGGTCAAG GTGGTACATTTGCTCTTTATTCCCTATTGTGCCGTCATGCAAAGATCAACACCATACCTAATCAACACAGGACTGATGAGGAATTGACGACATATAGTCGGCAAACCTATGAGGAGAATTCAGTTGCAGAAAAAATAAAGAGATGGCTAGAGGCACATGCATATAAGAGAAACATTCTTCTTATTCTTGTTCTCATTGGTACTTGTACAGCTATTGGAGATGGGATTCTTACTCCTGCTATATCTG TTCTCTCGGCATCAGGTGGCATAAAAGTTCAGAATCAGAACATGAGTACTG ATATTGTTGTTCTTGTCGCTGTGGTCATCTTGATCGGATTATTCAGCATGCAGCACTATGGAACAGATAAAGTGGGATGGCTCTTTGCACCAATAGTTCTTCTCTGGTTCATCCTAATTGGAAGTGTCGGAGCTGTAAACATACACAAGTATAATAACTCAGTGTTAAAAGCGTACAACCCAGTATATATATACCGGTTTTTCCGACGGAGATGGAATTCTGACATTTGGACATCTCTGGGAGGAGTCATGCTTAGCATCACAG GAACTGAAGCATTATTTGCTGATCTTTGTCACTTCCCTGTATTGGCAATTCAG ATTGCTTTCACCTTGATTGTGTTCCCATGCCTTCTACTGGCATACACTGGGCAGGCTGCCTACATTATTTCCCACAAAAAACATGTGGCTGACGCCTTCTATCGGTCCATTCCAG ATGCCATATACTGGCCAGCCTTTGTCATAGCAACTGCTGCAGCAATTGTTGCAAGCCAAGCCACCATATCTGCAACCTACTCAATCATAAAGCAAGCTCTTGCACTAGGTTGTTTCCCCCGCGTGAAGATAGTCCACACCTCAAAGAAATTCCTGGGGCAGATTTACATCCCTGACATCAACTGGGTCCTTCTGGTTCTCTGCATTGCTGTCACTGCTGGATTCAAGAACCAAAGCCAGATAGGAAATGCATATG GCACGGCCGTGGTTATAGTCATGCTAGTCACAACATTCCTCATGGTGCCAATAATGCTGCTGGTGTGGAAGAGTCACTGGGTCCTCGTCGTCACCTTTATCGTGCTCTCACTCATGGTGGAGGTCCCCTACTTCGTGGCTTGCATACTCAAGATCGACCAAGGCGGCTGGGTCTCGCTCGTCATCGCGACGGCCTTCTTCCTCATCATGTACGTCTGGCATTTCTGCACCGTGAAGCGGTACGAGTTCGAGATGCACAGCAAGGTGTCCATGGCCTGGATCCTGGGGCTCGGCCCGAGCCTCGGCCTGGTGAGGGTCCCAGGGATCGGCTTCGTGTACACCGAGCTGGCCAGCGGCGTGCCGCACATCTTCTCCCACTTCATCACCAACCTcccggcgatccactcggtggtGGTCTTCGTGTGCGTCAAGTACCTGCCGGTGTACACCGTCCCGACCGAGGAGCGGTTCCTGGTGAGGAGGATCGGGCCCAAGAACTTCCACATGTTCCGCTGCGTGGCGAGGTATGGGTACAAGGACCTCCACAAGAGGGACGAGGACTTCGAGAGGATGCTCTTCGAATGCGTCCTCTTCTTCGTCCGGCTGGAGAGCATGATGGAGGGGGGCTACTCCGACTCGGACGAGTTCAGCGTGCCGGAGCTGGCCGGGACGGGCGGCGGGGCACTGACGAGCAGCGCGTTCCTGCAGGGCGAGAAGACCTGCAGCACCATGTGCTCCAACGGCGAGCTGAGCTTGTCGTCGCAGGACTCGATCGTGCCGgcgcagtcgccgccgccgccgcgcagcagcCGCCTGCTGACGAGGTGCTCGGAGGGTGAGGCGGCCAGCACGGTGGGCGACGAGCTGGAGTTCCTGAACCGGTGCAAGGACGCCGGCGTGGTGCACATCCTCGGGAACACCAtcgtgcgcgcgcggcgggacTCGGGCGTGGTGAAGAAGATCGCCGTGGACTACATGTACGCCTTCATGAGGAGGATGTGCAGGGAGAACAGCGTCATCTTCAACGTCCCCCATGAGAGCCTGCTCAACGTCGGCCAGATATACTACATTTGA
- the LOC120641761 gene encoding probable potassium transporter 11 isoform X2: MASLSEGEVTNRGSMWELDQNLDRPMDEEAGRLKNMYREKFSSALLLRLAFQSLGVVFGDLGTSPLYVFYNIFPRGVDNDEDVIGALSLIIYTLTLIPLLKYVFVVLRANDNGQGGTFALYSLLCRHAKINTIPNQHRTDEELTTYSRQTYEENSVAEKIKRWLEAHAYKRNILLILVLIGTCTAIGDGILTPAISVLSASGGIKVQNQNMSTDIVVLVAVVILIGLFSMQHYGTDKVGWLFAPIVLLWFILIGSVGAVNIHKYNNSVLKAYNPVYIYRFFRRRWNSDIWTSLGGVMLSITGTEALFADLCHFPVLAIQIAFTLIVFPCLLLAYTGQAAYIISHKKHVADAFYRSIPDAIYWPAFVIATAAAIVASQATISATYSIIKQALALGCFPRVKIVHTSKKFLGQIYIPDINWVLLVLCIAVTAGFKNQSQIGNAYGTAVVIVMLVTTFLMVPIMLLVWKSHWVLVVTFIVLSLMVEVPYFVACILKIDQGGWVSLVIATAFFLIMYVWHFCTVKRYEFEMHSKVSMAWILGLGPSLGLVRVPGIGFVYTELASGVPHIFSHFITNLPAIHSVVVFVCVKYLPVYTVPTEERFLVRRIGPKNFHMFRCVARYGYKDLHKRDEDFERMLFECVLFFVRLESMMEGGYSDSDEFSVPELAGTGGGALTSSAFLQGEKTCSTMCSNGELSLSSQDSIVPAQSPPPPRSSRLLTRCSEGEAASTVGDELEFLNRCKDAGVVHILGNTIVRARRDSGVVKKIAVDYMYAFMRRMCRENSVIFNVPHESLLNVGQIYYI; this comes from the exons ATGGCGTCGCTGTCAGAAGGTGAGGTGACAAACAGGGGGAGCATGTGGGAGCTAGATCAGAACCTTGATCGACCCATGGATGAGGAGGCGGGCAGGCTAAAGAATATGTACAGAGAAAAG TTCTCATCAGCATTGTTACTACGGCTGGCATTTCAGAGCCTTGGGGTGGTTTTTGGTGACTTGGGCACATCACCTTTATATGTGTTCTATAATATATTTCCTCGTGGAGTAGATAATGATGAGGATGTTATTGGAGCTCTTTCCTTGATTATTTACACCCTCACTCTCATTCCACTTCTGAAGTATGTTTTTGTTGTCTTGAGGGCAAATGACAATGGTCAAG GTGGTACATTTGCTCTTTATTCCCTATTGTGCCGTCATGCAAAGATCAACACCATACCTAATCAACACAGGACTGATGAGGAATTGACGACATATAGTCGGCAAACCTATGAGGAGAATTCAGTTGCAGAAAAAATAAAGAGATGGCTAGAGGCACATGCATATAAGAGAAACATTCTTCTTATTCTTGTTCTCATTGGTACTTGTACAGCTATTGGAGATGGGATTCTTACTCCTGCTATATCTG TTCTCTCGGCATCAGGTGGCATAAAAGTTCAGAATCAGAACATGAGTACTG ATATTGTTGTTCTTGTCGCTGTGGTCATCTTGATCGGATTATTCAGCATGCAGCACTATGGAACAGATAAAGTGGGATGGCTCTTTGCACCAATAGTTCTTCTCTGGTTCATCCTAATTGGAAGTGTCGGAGCTGTAAACATACACAAGTATAATAACTCAGTGTTAAAAGCGTACAACCCAGTATATATATACCGGTTTTTCCGACGGAGATGGAATTCTGACATTTGGACATCTCTGGGAGGAGTCATGCTTAGCATCACAG GAACTGAAGCATTATTTGCTGATCTTTGTCACTTCCCTGTATTGGCAATTCAG ATTGCTTTCACCTTGATTGTGTTCCCATGCCTTCTACTGGCATACACTGGGCAGGCTGCCTACATTATTTCCCACAAAAAACATGTGGCTGACGCCTTCTATCGGTCCATTCCAG ATGCCATATACTGGCCAGCCTTTGTCATAGCAACTGCTGCAGCAATTGTTGCAAGCCAAGCCACCATATCTGCAACCTACTCAATCATAAAGCAAGCTCTTGCACTAGGTTGTTTCCCCCGCGTGAAGATAGTCCACACCTCAAAGAAATTCCTGGGGCAGATTTACATCCCTGACATCAACTGGGTCCTTCTGGTTCTCTGCATTGCTGTCACTGCTGGATTCAAGAACCAAAGCCAGATAGGAAATGCATATG GCACGGCCGTGGTTATAGTCATGCTAGTCACAACATTCCTCATGGTGCCAATAATGCTGCTGGTGTGGAAGAGTCACTGGGTCCTCGTCGTCACCTTTATCGTGCTCTCACTCATGGTGGAGGTCCCCTACTTCGTGGCTTGCATACTCAAGATCGACCAAGGCGGCTGGGTCTCGCTCGTCATCGCGACGGCCTTCTTCCTCATCATGTACGTCTGGCATTTCTGCACCGTGAAGCGGTACGAGTTCGAGATGCACAGCAAGGTGTCCATGGCCTGGATCCTGGGGCTCGGCCCGAGCCTCGGCCTGGTGAGGGTCCCAGGGATCGGCTTCGTGTACACCGAGCTGGCCAGCGGCGTGCCGCACATCTTCTCCCACTTCATCACCAACCTcccggcgatccactcggtggtGGTCTTCGTGTGCGTCAAGTACCTGCCGGTGTACACCGTCCCGACCGAGGAGCGGTTCCTGGTGAGGAGGATCGGGCCCAAGAACTTCCACATGTTCCGCTGCGTGGCGAGGTATGGGTACAAGGACCTCCACAAGAGGGACGAGGACTTCGAGAGGATGCTCTTCGAATGCGTCCTCTTCTTCGTCCGGCTGGAGAGCATGATGGAGGGGGGCTACTCCGACTCGGACGAGTTCAGCGTGCCGGAGCTGGCCGGGACGGGCGGCGGGGCACTGACGAGCAGCGCGTTCCTGCAGGGCGAGAAGACCTGCAGCACCATGTGCTCCAACGGCGAGCTGAGCTTGTCGTCGCAGGACTCGATCGTGCCGgcgcagtcgccgccgccgccgcgcagcagcCGCCTGCTGACGAGGTGCTCGGAGGGTGAGGCGGCCAGCACGGTGGGCGACGAGCTGGAGTTCCTGAACCGGTGCAAGGACGCCGGCGTGGTGCACATCCTCGGGAACACCAtcgtgcgcgcgcggcgggacTCGGGCGTGGTGAAGAAGATCGCCGTGGACTACATGTACGCCTTCATGAGGAGGATGTGCAGGGAGAACAGCGTCATCTTCAACGTCCCCCATGAGAGCCTGCTCAACGTCGGCCAGATATACTACATTTGA